Below is a genomic region from Candidatus Binatia bacterium.
CTGCCGCTGCCGGGCCTGCTCTGGACTTCGACGCTCCCGCCCTGGGCCTGGACGATGTGCTTGACGATCGCCAGCCCGAGCCCGGTGCCTCCGAGGGAGCGGCTGCGCGCCTTGTCGACGCGGTAGAAGCGCTCGAACAGGCGCGGCAGGTGCTCCGCGTCGATTCCGGCACCGTGGTCGCGCACGCGCAGCAGCGCCGAGCCGTCGTCGGCGGCGGCCTCTACCTCGATGAGGCTGCCTTCGTCCGAATACTTGATCGCGTTGTCGATCAGGTTGACGAGCGCCTGCTCGACCAGCGCGCCGTTGATGCGCGCCTGGACGCTGTGGTCGCAGCGAACCTCGACGTGCACGCCCTTGAGGTCGGCCTTGGCACGGCAGACGTCGACGGCGCCGCGCACGACGGAGTCCAGGCTGGTCGGGCTCCTCTCGATCATCTGGTTTTCCGACTCCTGGTCGATGCGCGACAGCACGAGCAGGTCCTCGATGATCGCGCCGAGGCGGTCGGCCTGGCGCGAAGCGATCTCGAGGAACCGCTTGGCGTTGCCCGCGTCGTTCATCGCGCCGGCGAGCAGGGTATCGAGAAAACCCTTGATCGACGTGACCGGGGTCTTCAGCTCGTGAGAGACGTTGGCGACGAAGTCGCGACGCACGGTTTCCAGGCGGCGAAGCTGGGTGACGTCGTGGAGCACGATCACCGCGCCGATGCGGCGGCCGCCCGCGTCGCGCACCGGGGCGCCGTGGGCCTGGATGAAGCGCGACTGGTCGCCGCGCAGCGCCACGTCGCGCTCGACGACGGTGTCGGCGCGCAGCGCCTCGGCGACGACACGCTGAAGGTCGGGACTGCGCGCCACCTCGTGGATCGTGCGGCCCACGGCCGTGCGCATGTCGATCTCGAGCAGGCGGGCACCCGCCGCGTTGAGCGCCATGACGCGCTCGCGCACGTCGATCGCGAGCACGCCTTCGACCATGCTCGACAGCACCGCTTCCTGCTCGTTGCGCTCGGCGACCAAGGAGGCGATGCGGCTGTCCAGCTCGGCGCCCATGCGACGGATCGCCTCGCCTACCCGACGGATCTCGGCAGGTGCTTCGGGT
It encodes:
- a CDS encoding ATP-binding protein yields the protein MMGRSPLAWQVALPLCALVAAGLAFICWEASSLTIATHAADVRARLASGAALVEDVVGDRLAGANRQALDPVVKQLGKSASLRVTLIAPDGNILGESDDDPAVMDNHSQRPEVVAAIAEGTGTSVRHSDTLSTEMMYWARAVRRDGKLVGVVRTGIALDAVDAANSSLQHRLLLVAATVALAMAAFVFWIIRSLAIPLTTLESLAGNHAGGGQASALPEAPAEIRRVGEAIRRMGAELDSRIASLVAERNEQEAVLSSMVEGVLAIDVRERVMALNAAGARLLEIDMRTAVGRTIHEVARSPDLQRVVAEALRADTVVERDVALRGDQSRFIQAHGAPVRDAGGRRIGAVIVLHDVTQLRRLETVRRDFVANVSHELKTPVTSIKGFLDTLLAGAMNDAGNAKRFLEIASRQADRLGAIIEDLLVLSRIDQESENQMIERSPTSLDSVVRGAVDVCRAKADLKGVHVEVRCDHSVQARINGALVEQALVNLIDNAIKYSDEGSLIEVEAAADDGSALLRVRDHGAGIDAEHLPRLFERFYRVDKARSRSLGGTGLGLAIVKHIVQAQGGSVEVQSRPGSGSMFTLKFPVA